Proteins co-encoded in one Sus scrofa isolate TJ Tabasco breed Duroc unplaced genomic scaffold, Sscrofa11.1 Contig508, whole genome shotgun sequence genomic window:
- the LOC110258854 gene encoding otoraplin, whose translation MARLLFLFLPGLVAICAVHGIFMDRLASKKLCADDECVYTISLARAQEDYNAPDCRFINVKKGQWIYVYLKLVKENGTGEFWAGSVYGDEDEDDMGTVGYFPSNLVQEEHVYQEATKEVSTTDIDFFCE comes from the exons atggCAAGACTGCTGTTTCTTTTCCTCCCAGGTCTTGTGGCCATATGTGCTGTGCATGGAATATTTATGGACAGACTTGCTTCCAAGAAGCTGTGTGCAGATGACGAGTGTGTCT ataCTATTTCTCTGGCCAGAGCTCAAGAAGATTACAATGCCCCAGACTGTAGATTCATTAACGTTAAAAAAGGGCAGTGGATCTATGTTTACTTAAAGCTGGTGAAAgaaaatggaactggagaatTTTGGGCTGGAAGT GTTTATGGTGATGAAGATGAGGACGACATGGGAACTGTGGGTTATTTCCCCAGCAACTTGGTCCAGGAGGAACATGTGTACCAAGAAGCTACCAAGGAAGTTTCCACCACG gataTTGACTTCTTCTGCGAGTAA